Proteins co-encoded in one Papaver somniferum cultivar HN1 chromosome 5, ASM357369v1, whole genome shotgun sequence genomic window:
- the LOC113279843 gene encoding uncharacterized protein LOC113279843, which translates to MAPYEALYSRSPLTILSYLPGSTSVHDVDLNLQARDHTLKLLKTQLLEAQTRMKKYADSHRTERSFQINDWVYLRLQPYRQTTIASTSFSKLSRFYGPFRVLEKIGSVAYRVELPATSYIHHVFHVSQLKRKLGMTVNVVVVLPDIIGYDKWEPSAILQRRMYKKGHHAGTQWLVHRKNHPEDEATWEDADEFIARFPDFKT; encoded by the coding sequence ATGGCTCCTTATGAAGCTTTATATAGTCGATCTCCTCTAACGATTTTATCATATTTACCAGGCTCTACATCGGTGCATGATGTTGATCTCAATCTCCAAGCAAGAGATCACACTCTTAAACTCTTAAAAACACAATTGCTTGAAGCTCAAACTCGGATGAAGAAATATGCTGACTCTCATCGCACAGAAAGATCTTTTCAGATTAATGATTGGGTTTATTTACGACTACAACCATACCGGCAAACTACTATTGCTAGCACatctttctcgaagctctctcgATTTTATGGTCCTTTTCGAGTTTTGGAGAAAATTGGAAGTGTGGCTTATAGAGTAGAGCTTCCTGCAACAAGTTACATTCATCATGTTTtccacgtttctcaattgaaaaGGAAATTAGGAATGACTGTTAATGTAGTTGTTGTTTTACCAGATATCATTGGCTATGACAAATGGGAACCATCTGCAATTTTACAGCGTAGAATGTACAAGAAAGGTCATCATGCTGGTACTCAGTGGTTAGTGCACAGGAAAAATCATCCTGAAGATGAAGCCACTTGGGAGGATGCTGACGAGTTCATTGCAAGATTTCCAGACTTTAAGACTTGA
- the LOC113283144 gene encoding pyruvate dehydrogenase E1 component subunit alpha-3, chloroplastic-like, translating to MSFSTIKIIQPVSVTSTKTTARSQEKSLLDPLKSNNNSFLVSTNKLRSISSKSNFPSFIRRSSSISAVSDVVKEKKLKSNSAISNLLITKEEGLVLYEDMVLGRAFEDMCAQMYYRGKMFGFVHLYNGQEAVSTGFIKLLKKEDSVVSTYRDHVHALSKGVPAREVMSELFGKATGCCRGQGGSMHMFSKEHNLIGGFAFIGEGIPVATGAAFTSRYKREVLKQADCDYVTCAFFGDGTCNNGQFFECLNMAALWKLPIIFVVENNLWAIGMSHLRSTSDPEIWKKGPAFGMPGIHVDGMDVLKVREVAKEAVDRARRGEGPTLIECETYRLRGHSLADPDELRDPEEKAKYGARDPIKALKKYMFENNLVTEVELKAVEKKIDELIEDAVEFAEASPHPERSQLLENVFADPKGFGIGPDGKYRCEDPKFTQGTAHV from the exons ATGTCTTTTTCGACAATCAAAATCATTCAACCTGTTTCAGTTACTAGTACTAAAACTACAGCTAGATCTCAAGAGAAATCCCTTCTCGACCCTTTAAAATCAAACAACAATTCCTTCCTGGTTTCTACTAATAAACTTCGTTCAATTTCATCCAAATCGAATTTTCCATCTTTTATTCGGCGATCTTCTTCAATTTCAGCCGTTTCCGATGTCGTTAAGGAGAAAAAACTCAAATCTAACTCCGCTATCTCCAATTTG ttgATAACTAAAGAGGAAGGATTGGTGTTATATGAAGATATGGTTTTAGGGAGAGCTTTTGAAGATATGTGTGCACAGATGTATTACAGAGGTAAAATGTTTGGATTTGTTCATCTTTACAATGGACAAGAAGCTGTTTCAACTGGATTTATTAAGCTCTTGAAAAAGGAAGATTCTGTAGTCAGTACTTACCGTGATCACGTTCATGCATTAAGTAAGGGTGTACCTGCTCGTGAAGTTATGAGTGAACTCTTTGGTAAGGCTACTGGATGTTGCCGTGGACAAGGAGGATCTATGCATATGTTTTCCAAAGAACATAATTTAATTGGTGGATTTGCATTTATTGGTGAAGGTATTCCTGTGGCTACTGGTGCTGCATTTACCTCTAGGTATAAGAGAGAAGTTTTAAAACAAGCTGATTGTGATTATGTTACATGTGCCTTTTTTGGTGATGGAACATGTAACAATGGACAGTTTTTCGAGTGTTTGAATATGGCTGCATTGTGGAAACTGCCCATCATCTTTGTTGTGGAAAACAATTTGTGGGCAATTGGCATGTCTCATTTGAGATCTACCTCTGATCCAGAGATTTGGAAGAAGGGTCCTGCTTTTGGAATGCCTGGGATACATGTTGACGGCATGGATGTTCTCAAGGTAAGGGAAGTTGCTAAGGAGGCAGTTGACAGGGCTAGAAGAGGAGAAGGACCTACTTTGATTGAATGTGAGACATACAGGCTTAGGGGACATTCATTGGCCGACCCTGATGAGCTTCGTGACCCAG AGGAGAAGGCTAAATATGGTGCAAGAGACCCTATCAAGGCCTTGAAGAAATATATGTTTGAGAATAATCTGGTTACGGAAGTTGAGTTGAAGGCTGTAGAAAAGAAGATTGACGAACTGATTGAGGATGCTGTTGAATTTGCCGAAGCAAGCCCTCATCCGGAACGCAGTCAACTACTTGAGAATGTGTTTGCAGATCCTAAAGGTTTTGGAATTGGACCTGATGGAAAGTACAGGTGCGAGGATCCGAAGTTTACACAAGGGACTGCTCATGTTTAG